From the Psychrobacillus sp. FSL K6-4046 genome, one window contains:
- the hpt gene encoding hypoxanthine phosphoribosyltransferase — protein MLEKDILEILLTEEQIQEKTNELGAMLTADYADQFPLAIGILKGAMPFMSDLMKRVDTYIEMDYMDVSSYGNATVSSGEVKIVKDLNTSVEGRDILIIEDIIDSGMTLSYLVDLFKYRKAKSIKIVTLLDKPTGRKVKLEADYVGFIVPDAFVVGYGLDYAEKYRNLPYVGVLKKEVYSF, from the coding sequence ATGCTAGAGAAAGATATTCTAGAGATTTTATTAACAGAAGAACAAATTCAAGAAAAAACAAATGAGCTTGGAGCTATGCTTACTGCAGATTATGCGGACCAATTTCCCCTTGCTATCGGAATTTTAAAAGGTGCAATGCCATTTATGTCTGATTTGATGAAACGAGTAGATACATACATCGAAATGGACTATATGGACGTTTCTAGCTATGGAAATGCTACTGTTTCTTCTGGTGAAGTGAAAATTGTAAAAGATTTGAATACAAGTGTAGAGGGCCGAGATATTTTAATTATTGAGGATATCATTGATAGTGGGATGACATTAAGCTATTTAGTGGATCTATTCAAGTATCGTAAAGCAAAATCTATTAAGATTGTCACATTATTGGATAAGCCGACAGGTAGAAAAGTAAAGTTAGAAGCTGATTATGTTGGTTTTATAGTTCCAGATGCTTTTGTTGTTGGTTATGGATTAGATTACGCAGAAAAATACAGAAACTTACCGTACGTTGGTGTTCTTAAAAAAGAAGTTTACTCTTTTTAA